A region from the Lolium perenne isolate Kyuss_39 chromosome 4, Kyuss_2.0, whole genome shotgun sequence genome encodes:
- the LOC127294461 gene encoding rho GTPase-activating protein 2, giving the protein MAEVLLASNNGCGAGGGGEKKVEQQQQQQQGQVLELLLSALRKSVALPCQMADADDPSVAWGMDIGWPTDVRHVAHVTFDRLQGFLGLPVEFELEIPCQVPSASASVFGVSPESMQCGYDDKGNSVPKILLLMQQRLYSQDGLKAEGIFRITPENSQEEHVREQLNRGVVPDDIDVHCLASLIKAWFRELPEGVLDSLSPEQVLHCNTDEQCVELVKLLPLTQAALLSWVVELMADVVEEEDSNKMNARNIAMVFAPNMTQMSDPLTALMHAVQVMNLLKTLVLKTLREREDDEGTYSTFSSSSLCDELDEEHQGDDNESGTEKYGDDSSESPNSVGKTNQLKVDSEELIGSSRRHASFEFRLPYVSNSSDDEDLSLNDIEEGFLRRLEWHQVSKPADEDEGSSIFHSSKEEEPAQLSSTGSCEVNDQISRMEDAESVEQTQMEMKTKTTNEEVEFAKEGS; this is encoded by the exons ATGGCTGAGGTGCTGCTCGCCTCCAACAATGGCTGCGGCGCAGGAGGCGGGGGCGAGAAGAAGgtggagcagcagcagcagcagcagcaggggcaGGTGCTGGAGCTGCTGCTGAGCGCGCTGCGCAAGTCGGTGGCGCTGCCGTGCCAGATGGCGGACGCCGACGACCCGTCCGTGGCCTGGGGGATGGACATCGGCTGGCCCACCGACGTCCGCCACGTCGCGCACGTCACCTTCGACCGCCTCCAGGGCTTCCTCGGCCTCCCCGTCGAATTCGAGCTCGAAATCCCCTGCCAAGTACCCAGCGCCAG CGCGAGCGTCTTCGGGGTGTCGCCGGAGTCGATGCAGTGTGGCTACGACGACAAGGGGAACTCGGTCCCCAAGATCCTTCTGCTCATGCAGCAGAGGCTCTACTCGCAAGATGGACTCAAG GCAGAAGGCATCTTCCGTATCACTCCGGAGAACAGCCAGGAGGAGCATGTCAGAGAACAGCTTAACAGGGGTGTCGTGCCTGATGACATCGACGTGCACTGCCTTGCTAGTTTAATTAAG GCCTGGTTCAGGGAGCTACCTGAAGGTGTGCTTGATAGCCTCTCACCAGAGCAAGTCCTTCACTGCAACACAGACGAACAATGTGTCGAGCTCGTGAAGCTTCTTCCTTTAACACAGGCTGCACTTCTTAGCTGGGTTGTAGAGCTCATGGCTGATGTAGTCGAGGAAGAGGACTCAAATAAGATGAACGCCAGGAATATTGCCATGGTTTTTGCACCCAATATGACACAG ATGTCAGACCCTCTTACTGCTCTGATGCATGCCGTTCAAGTCATGAACTTGCTCAAAACCTTGGTTCTCAAAACACTTAGAGAACGTGAGGACGATGAGGGAACATATTCGACATTTTCATCATCATCTTTATGCGATGAACTTGATGAGGAGCATCAAGGTGATGACAATGAAAGTGGGACTGAGAAATATGGTGATGACAGTAGTGAAAGCCCAAACAGTGTTGGCAAGACCAATCAACTAAAAGTGGACAGTGAAGAGTTAATTGGTTCGTCCAGGAGGCACGCCTCGTTTGAATTTCGTCTGCCTTACGTCAGCAACAGCAGTGACGACGAGGATCTGTCGCTCAATGATATCGAAGAAGGTTTCTTAAGAAGGCTAGAATGGCACCAAGTGAGCAAACCAGCCGATGAAGACGAGGGAAGCAGCATCTTTCACTCCAGCAAAGAGGAAGAGCCAGCGCAGCTGAGCTCCACTGGATCTTGCGAGGTGAATGATCAAATAAGCAGAATGGAAGATGCTGAGAGCGTTGAGCAGACGCAAATGGAAATGAAGACCAAAACTACAAATGAGGAGGTAGAGTTTGCCAAGGAAGGGAGCTAA